Proteins from a genomic interval of Chloroflexota bacterium:
- a CDS encoding dihydrodipicolinate synthase family protein — translation MPAFHGVWPALVTPSTPEGRVGEPVLRDLVEYLLGKGVDGFYVCGTTGEGIFMSADDRRRVTEVVLDQVRGRVPVIVHVGSVAAGDAVALARHAREFRAAAVSSIIPPLYRDTRGVVAYFAEIAAAVPDLPVLSYIFGGTTDAVAFMRELLQRIPNLAGLKYTGPNMHEFRQIVTLRERDWTAFSGMDEHCLFAAMMGSTGNIGSTLNFMPGVYREIRRCYEAGDLERGLELQIRANQVTRVLEAFGFPGALREVMRMLGFDCGEPRLPGLPLPAERREEFHEALEAVGFSALVEM, via the coding sequence ATGCCTGCATTTCACGGGGTGTGGCCCGCTCTGGTGACGCCTTCCACGCCAGAAGGGCGAGTGGGCGAGCCGGTGCTGCGAGATCTGGTGGAGTATTTGCTGGGGAAGGGCGTGGACGGGTTCTACGTCTGCGGCACCACCGGCGAGGGGATCTTCATGTCGGCAGACGATCGCAGGCGGGTGACGGAGGTCGTCCTGGATCAGGTGAGAGGGCGGGTGCCCGTCATCGTGCATGTGGGCAGCGTCGCCGCCGGGGACGCCGTCGCCCTGGCGCGGCACGCCCGGGAGTTCAGGGCAGCCGCGGTGAGCAGCATCATCCCGCCCCTCTATCGGGACACGCGCGGCGTGGTGGCGTATTTCGCCGAGATCGCAGCGGCGGTGCCGGACCTGCCCGTCCTATCGTATATCTTCGGCGGCACCACCGATGCGGTCGCCTTCATGCGGGAGCTGTTGCAGCGCATTCCCAACCTGGCGGGCCTCAAGTACACGGGGCCGAACATGCACGAGTTTCGGCAGATCGTGACGCTCCGGGAGCGGGATTGGACGGCGTTCTCCGGCATGGATGAGCACTGCCTGTTCGCGGCGATGATGGGTTCCACCGGCAACATCGGCTCCACGCTGAACTTCATGCCCGGGGTGTATCGAGAGATCCGGAGATGCTACGAGGCAGGGGATCTGGAGCGGGGGCTGGAGCTTCAGATCCGGGCGAATCAGGTGACCCGTGTGTTGGAGGCGTTCGGATTTCCGGGCGCTTTGCGGGAGGTCATGCGCATGCTCGGGTTTGACTGCGGGGAGCCTCGTTTGCCCGGCCTGCCGTTGCCTGCCGAGAGGCGGGAGGAGTTTCACGAGGCGTTGGAGGCGGTGGGCTTCTCCGCCCTGGTGGAGATGTAG
- a CDS encoding gamma-glutamyltransferase, whose protein sequence is MNFDAVFRSRRSNVMATRGIVATSQPLAAQAGLDILKAGGNAADAAVATAAMLNVVEPISTGIGGDCFALYYDAKTKTVTALNGSGRAPAAASIEELRRLGYTKMPTFTGHTVTIPGTVAGWADLLERHGRMTLSDVLQPAIWTAENGYPVTELIATGWARQVKKLLRAPDWESGDQDNGPEQPSGNELLIDGRAPRPGEIMRLPTLAETLRGIAAKGKDYIYKGEFARKLSEHVQRYGGWITPEDMAAHTSTWDEPIMAEYRGVTLYECPPNGQGLAAIIAVNLAAGFDLAAMSEADRLHVMIECMRLAFADAQQWVCDPRVVDIPLEELVSPEYANRRRRRIDMHRAARDVPYGDPMAGSDTVYLSVVDGEGNACSFINSLYMGTGTGLVVPGTGVSLQNRG, encoded by the coding sequence ATGAATTTCGACGCCGTCTTCCGATCACGCCGTAGCAACGTGATGGCCACGCGTGGGATCGTGGCCACCAGCCAGCCGCTGGCCGCTCAGGCGGGCCTGGACATCCTGAAGGCCGGCGGCAACGCGGCCGACGCCGCCGTCGCCACCGCCGCCATGCTCAACGTCGTCGAGCCCATCTCCACCGGCATCGGCGGCGATTGCTTCGCCCTCTATTACGACGCGAAGACCAAGACGGTCACGGCGCTGAACGGGTCGGGCCGGGCCCCGGCGGCCGCCTCCATCGAGGAGCTGCGCCGACTGGGATACACGAAGATGCCTACCTTCACCGGCCATACGGTCACCATCCCCGGCACCGTGGCCGGCTGGGCCGATCTGCTGGAGCGCCACGGCCGCATGACCCTGTCCGACGTATTGCAGCCGGCCATCTGGACGGCCGAGAACGGATACCCGGTCACGGAGCTGATCGCCACCGGCTGGGCGCGCCAGGTGAAGAAGCTGTTGCGCGCCCCCGACTGGGAGAGCGGCGATCAGGACAACGGGCCGGAGCAGCCCAGCGGCAACGAGTTGCTGATCGATGGCCGGGCGCCGCGGCCGGGCGAGATCATGCGCCTCCCCACCCTGGCCGAGACGCTGCGGGGCATCGCCGCCAAGGGCAAGGATTACATCTACAAGGGCGAGTTCGCCCGCAAGCTCAGCGAACACGTGCAGCGATACGGCGGCTGGATCACGCCCGAGGACATGGCCGCCCACACGTCCACCTGGGATGAGCCCATCATGGCGGAGTATCGGGGCGTCACGTTGTACGAGTGTCCCCCCAACGGCCAGGGGCTGGCCGCCATCATCGCCGTGAACCTGGCCGCCGGGTTCGATCTGGCCGCCATGAGCGAGGCGGACCGGCTGCACGTGATGATCGAGTGCATGCGACTGGCCTTCGCCGACGCCCAGCAATGGGTATGTGATCCCCGCGTGGTGGACATCCCGCTGGAGGAGCTGGTCAGCCCCGAATACGCCAATCGGCGTCGCCGGCGCATCGATATGCATCGGGCGGCCCGGGACGTCCCCTATGGCGATCCCATGGCCGGGTCGGACACGGTGTATCTGAGCGTGGTGGACGGCGAGGGGAACGCGTGCAGCTTCATCAACAGCCTGTACATGGGCACGGGGACCGGCCTGGTGGTGCCCGGCACGGGGGTCAGCCTGCAGAACCGGGG
- a CDS encoding gamma-glutamyltransferase, with protein QGHFQMLVNMLDLGMAPQQALDVPRWMLAGPSAGLGAQEPGGLVMIEEGWDFGVMAELARRGHRLAPVDGFGRAVFGGGQIILRDPETGVLIAGSDPRKDGCAVGW; from the coding sequence CAGGGGCATTTCCAGATGCTGGTGAACATGCTGGACCTGGGGATGGCGCCGCAGCAGGCGCTGGATGTACCCCGCTGGATGCTGGCGGGGCCGAGCGCGGGGTTGGGCGCCCAGGAGCCGGGCGGGCTGGTGATGATCGAAGAGGGCTGGGATTTCGGCGTCATGGCCGAGCTGGCGCGACGGGGGCATCGGCTGGCGCCGGTGGACGGCTTCGGCCGGGCCGTGTTCGGCGGCGGGCAGATCATCCTGCGCGATCCGGAGACGGGCGTCCTCATCGCCGGCAGCGACCCGCGCAAGGACGGCTGCGCGGTGGGATGGTGA
- a CDS encoding LysE family transporter — MFAYLLQGMALGVSAAASPGPFQAFLLSQTMRNGWRRTLPAAFAPLFSDGPIIVLVLLALTRLPDGFLRALQVAGGLFILYLAWGAYRVAREPVDPVEAPMESGQRSLAKAIVMNALNPNPYLFWGIVAGPILLEGWRRSAGLGVSFVVGFYGALVGGFAALIILFATAGRLGSRVRRALNGLSAVALLLFGLYQLWQGGVG; from the coding sequence TTGTTCGCGTATCTGTTGCAGGGGATGGCATTGGGGGTATCGGCGGCGGCGTCGCCCGGCCCGTTCCAGGCGTTCCTGTTATCGCAGACGATGCGGAACGGGTGGAGGCGGACGCTTCCGGCCGCTTTCGCTCCGCTTTTCAGTGATGGCCCCATCATCGTCCTGGTGCTCCTGGCGTTGACCCGTTTGCCCGATGGGTTCCTGCGCGCCCTGCAGGTGGCCGGGGGATTATTCATCCTCTACCTGGCCTGGGGTGCCTACCGGGTGGCCCGGGAGCCTGTGGATCCGGTGGAGGCTCCGATGGAGTCCGGACAGCGAAGCCTGGCCAAGGCGATCGTGATGAACGCGCTGAATCCCAATCCCTATCTGTTCTGGGGGATCGTCGCCGGGCCCATCCTGTTGGAAGGATGGCGGCGATCGGCTGGTCTGGGCGTCAGCTTTGTGGTGGGCTTCTACGGCGCTCTCGTCGGCGGCTTCGCTGCCCTCATCATCCTCTTCGCCACGGCCGGGCGGTTGGGCTCTCGGGTTCGCCGTGCCCTGAACGGCCTGTCCGCCGTGGCGTTGCTGCTTTTCGGCCTCTATCAGCTCTGGCAGGGAGGGGTGGGATAA
- a CDS encoding valine--tRNA ligase yields MADQREMPKTYNPREFEQQIYDWWESQKYFKPETQFAKGLASRDQKPFVISMPPPNVTGALHLGHAMTAAVEDLMIRYHRMKGVPTLWVPGTDHAGIATQNVVERQLAREGLTRHDLGREKFLERVWAWKEEYGARITEQHRRLGVSCDWDRERFTLDEGLSRAVRTAFVTLYKEGLIYRGTYLVNWCPRCESAISDLEVEHEEEDGYLWYVRYPLISDEWEGPSAEWGSGRWAEGATEFIQVATTRPETILGDTAVAVHPEDERYAQSVGRMAVLPALGRRIPIIADEAVDPSFGTGAVKVTPAHDPTDYEIGQRHGLEQVDVMTDTGTMSEEAGPYAGLDRFVCRERLVADLEEEGLLVKVEPHRHAIGHCQRCGTIVEPRISTQWFVRIKPLAEPAIDVVRDGRIRIIPDRFARVYFNWMENIRDWCISRQLWWGHRIPVWYCKDCGGQTCEIVDPTECSHCGSQNIEQDPDVLDTWFSSGLWPFSTLGWPEETEDYKYFYPTSVLETGYDILFFWVARMIMLGLKFTGKPPFSVVYLHGIIRDAQGRKMSKSLGNALDPVELIDQYGCDALRFTLMTSSTPGNDVRLDVKKVEAARNFANKVWNAARFVITNLDDTEPVEDMSPDDPSLTLADRWIISRYHRLVGEIAEMMESYQYGEAGRRIYEFLWGEFCDWFIEIAKIRLYGEDDDAKATVRRVLVYVLERTLRLLHPFMPFVTEAIWQRVPHQGEALIIARWPEAGALDEAAEAQMDLVREIVRGIRNARAEYDVEPGRRIAAVISAGDETELLRSQREVLITLARLDPDRLVIETSLPAPERAVTIVAGGATVYLPLAGMVDLEAERARLSKAMAAVQRDIQRSEKLLSNDGFRTKAPAEVVAREEAKLAELKERLSRLQERLSLLE; encoded by the coding sequence ATGGCTGATCAGAGAGAGATGCCCAAGACGTATAACCCAAGGGAGTTCGAGCAACAGATTTACGATTGGTGGGAGTCTCAGAAGTATTTCAAGCCGGAGACTCAGTTTGCCAAGGGGCTGGCCAGCCGGGATCAGAAACCGTTCGTGATCTCCATGCCGCCGCCCAACGTGACCGGCGCGCTGCATCTGGGGCATGCCATGACGGCCGCGGTCGAGGATCTCATGATCCGATATCATCGTATGAAAGGCGTTCCTACGCTATGGGTGCCGGGCACGGATCACGCGGGCATCGCCACCCAGAACGTGGTGGAACGCCAACTGGCTCGTGAGGGGCTGACCCGCCACGACCTGGGGCGCGAGAAGTTTCTGGAGCGGGTGTGGGCCTGGAAAGAAGAGTACGGCGCCCGCATCACGGAGCAGCACCGCCGGCTGGGCGTGAGCTGCGATTGGGATCGGGAACGGTTCACGCTGGATGAGGGGCTGTCTCGTGCTGTGCGTACCGCCTTCGTCACGCTGTACAAGGAGGGGCTGATCTATCGCGGCACCTATCTGGTGAACTGGTGTCCTCGCTGCGAGTCGGCCATCTCCGATCTGGAGGTGGAGCACGAGGAAGAGGATGGCTACCTGTGGTACGTGCGCTATCCGCTCATCAGCGACGAATGGGAGGGCCCGAGCGCCGAGTGGGGATCCGGCCGTTGGGCGGAGGGGGCGACCGAGTTCATCCAGGTGGCGACCACCCGCCCGGAGACCATCCTGGGGGACACGGCGGTGGCCGTGCATCCCGAGGACGAACGCTATGCTCAGTCGGTGGGGCGCATGGCCGTGCTGCCGGCGTTGGGCCGCCGCATCCCCATCATCGCCGACGAGGCGGTGGATCCGAGCTTTGGCACCGGCGCCGTGAAGGTGACCCCGGCTCACGACCCCACCGACTACGAGATCGGCCAGCGCCATGGGCTGGAGCAGGTGGACGTGATGACGGACACGGGCACCATGAGCGAGGAGGCGGGGCCGTACGCTGGCCTGGATCGCTTCGTCTGTCGGGAGCGCCTGGTGGCCGATCTGGAGGAGGAGGGGCTGTTGGTGAAGGTGGAGCCGCATCGTCACGCCATCGGGCATTGCCAGCGATGTGGCACCATCGTGGAGCCGCGCATCTCCACCCAGTGGTTCGTGCGGATCAAGCCGTTGGCCGAGCCGGCCATCGACGTGGTGCGGGATGGACGCATCCGCATCATCCCGGATCGCTTCGCTCGCGTCTACTTCAACTGGATGGAGAACATCCGGGATTGGTGCATCAGTCGCCAGTTGTGGTGGGGGCATCGCATCCCGGTGTGGTACTGCAAGGATTGCGGCGGGCAGACGTGCGAGATCGTCGACCCCACCGAGTGCTCGCACTGCGGCAGCCAGAATATCGAGCAGGATCCGGACGTGCTGGACACCTGGTTCTCGTCTGGGCTGTGGCCCTTCAGCACGTTGGGCTGGCCCGAAGAGACCGAGGACTACAAGTATTTCTATCCGACCAGCGTGCTGGAGACCGGGTACGACATCCTGTTCTTCTGGGTGGCGCGCATGATCATGCTGGGGCTGAAGTTCACCGGCAAGCCGCCCTTCAGCGTGGTGTACCTGCACGGGATCATCCGGGACGCCCAGGGCCGCAAGATGAGCAAGTCGCTGGGCAACGCGCTGGACCCCGTGGAGCTGATCGACCAGTACGGGTGCGATGCTCTGCGCTTCACCCTGATGACGTCCAGCACGCCGGGCAACGACGTCCGGCTGGACGTGAAGAAGGTGGAGGCGGCGCGCAACTTCGCCAACAAGGTGTGGAACGCGGCCCGCTTCGTGATCACCAATCTGGACGACACGGAGCCGGTGGAGGACATGAGCCCGGACGATCCGAGCCTCACCCTGGCCGATCGCTGGATCATCAGCCGCTATCACCGGCTGGTGGGCGAGATCGCGGAGATGATGGAGTCGTATCAATACGGCGAGGCCGGCCGCCGGATCTACGAGTTTCTGTGGGGCGAGTTCTGCGACTGGTTCATCGAGATCGCCAAGATCCGGCTGTATGGCGAGGACGACGACGCCAAGGCGACGGTCCGGCGGGTGCTGGTGTACGTGCTGGAGCGCACGTTGCGCCTGTTGCATCCGTTCATGCCGTTTGTGACCGAGGCGATCTGGCAGCGGGTGCCGCACCAGGGCGAGGCGCTGATCATCGCCCGCTGGCCGGAAGCTGGCGCGCTGGATGAGGCAGCCGAGGCGCAGATGGACCTGGTGCGGGAGATCGTGCGAGGCATCCGGAACGCCCGGGCCGAGTACGACGTGGAGCCGGGGCGGCGGATCGCCGCCGTGATCAGCGCCGGCGACGAGACGGAGCTGCTCCGGTCCCAGCGAGAGGTGTTGATCACGCTGGCGCGGCTGGATCCCGACCGGTTGGTGATCGAGACGTCGCTGCCGGCGCCGGAACGGGCGGTGACGATCGTGGCCGGTGGGGCGACGGTGTACCTGCCGCTGGCCGGCATGGTGGATCTGGAGGCGGAGCGGGCCCGGCTGAGCAAGGCCATGGCGGCTGTGCAGCGAGATATCCAGCGCAGCGAGAAGCTGCTCAGCAACGATGGCTTTCGCACCAAGGCCCCGGCCGAGGTGGTCGCCCGGGAGGAGGCCAAGCTGGCCGAACTGAAGGAACGGCTGTCCCGGCTACAGGAGCGGCTGTCCCTGTTGGAGTGA